The proteins below are encoded in one region of candidate division WOR-3 bacterium:
- a CDS encoding exo-alpha-sialidase: protein MKYFALLVPLLLVTAAFADQPWGANVRAADVGDTINEGESCIASDGDYVYCVCNWAERSRYAGLTYGRSTNGGTTWTSSVWKDTSVGIDWHTDPLIMVDDSHYVHLYCQFSTTVLNHYLSTDHGVTWSDTSDVSEFLPSGTVDKPWGVVRGNNIYIAWQQWDAPQQGIVFAKSTDRGRTWNRTVADSTRTGITGICLSPSGIIYLMNRYWGGDGVYCTRSTDQGTTWAPWVTVDPTCSYTDGYGDRAPLPSIAAPTDSNVVITWVDDGLGNWDIVYSRSTDSGQTWSATTRLPDSSAGGQCKGWVTADYTGRLHFMWYHTPSWPTSSSSRWSMRYTYSDDYGATIRSSIRITDTTFTSPVSFLGEYHIIVTDSTYARAIWADGRGGDNDLFFAEAALTDLGLQENPWQVTRLPELSLELPAIAHGSALAVSFAVLRPRRLTLAVLDATGRILKTVDMGKREAGTTESTKCLTA from the coding sequence ATGAAGTACTTCGCTCTGCTAGTTCCCCTGCTGCTGGTGACCGCGGCGTTTGCTGACCAGCCGTGGGGTGCGAACGTCCGTGCCGCCGACGTCGGCGATACCATCAATGAAGGCGAGTCCTGCATCGCCTCTGATGGTGACTACGTCTACTGCGTCTGCAACTGGGCCGAACGGTCCCGCTACGCCGGACTCACCTATGGCCGTTCGACCAACGGCGGCACAACCTGGACCTCGAGTGTCTGGAAGGACACATCCGTCGGCATCGACTGGCACACAGACCCACTAATCATGGTCGACGACTCTCACTACGTTCACCTCTACTGCCAGTTCTCGACGACCGTGCTGAATCACTACCTCTCGACCGACCACGGCGTCACCTGGTCGGACACTTCAGATGTGTCGGAGTTCCTCCCGAGCGGAACAGTCGACAAGCCCTGGGGCGTCGTCCGCGGCAACAACATCTACATCGCCTGGCAGCAGTGGGACGCTCCCCAGCAAGGTATTGTCTTCGCCAAGTCCACCGACCGGGGCCGCACCTGGAACCGCACCGTCGCCGACTCTACCCGGACCGGTATCACCGGCATATGTCTCAGCCCTTCCGGCATCATCTACCTGATGAACCGCTACTGGGGCGGCGACGGCGTCTACTGCACGCGTTCCACCGACCAGGGCACAACCTGGGCGCCGTGGGTGACCGTGGACCCAACCTGCTCGTACACAGATGGCTATGGCGACCGCGCCCCGCTACCCTCCATTGCCGCACCCACCGACTCCAATGTGGTCATCACCTGGGTTGACGACGGCCTCGGTAACTGGGACATCGTCTACTCCCGCTCAACCGACAGCGGCCAGACCTGGAGCGCCACCACTCGGCTGCCTGACTCATCTGCGGGCGGCCAGTGCAAGGGCTGGGTCACAGCCGACTACACGGGCAGGCTGCACTTCATGTGGTACCATACGCCATCCTGGCCGACCTCATCTTCCAGTCGCTGGTCAATGCGCTACACGTATTCCGACGACTACGGCGCGACCATCAGGTCCAGCATTAGGATCACAGACACCACATTCACCAGTCCGGTCTCGTTCCTCGGCGAGTACCACATCATCGTCACCGACTCGACCTATGCCCGCGCCATCTGGGCCGACGGCCGCGGCGGCGACAACGACCTCTTCTTCGCCGAGGCCGCCCTCACCGACCTCGGTCTACAAGAGAATCCGTGGCAGGTAACACGGTTGCCGGAACTCTCGCTCGAATTGCCCGCCATTGCGCACGGTTCTGCCCTAGCGGTCAGCTTCGCCGTACTCAGGCCCCGCAGGCTCACCCTCGCCGTGCTCGACGCCACCGGACGCATTCTGAAGACCGTGGACATGGGCAAGCGCGAAGCAGGTACTACGGAGAGCACTAAATGTTTGACAGCTTGA